One Cryptomeria japonica chromosome 9, Sugi_1.0, whole genome shotgun sequence genomic window carries:
- the LOC131044489 gene encoding glutamate receptor 3.6 gives MGSSMTTIFICIYFLCCCCCCSRAQNLTVNIGVIYQLDVFGKGVKPAFELAVEDANKNFEQQNSSIRLVLHFKDSGGDPVLAASAGAELLQSGAVAIIGPQTSQEAGFVAQMCVAAQVPMLSFSATDPLLSYQRFPYFIRLPHSDAVQMKAIAAVVDNFEWRQVVALYADNDLGSGVLSPLSEALVKVGSEISYRCPIPINATRDYIRAELYKLMTMQTRVFVVHVSFELGQTIFSVATDIRMMGADYVWIITDGFSSLVDTLKPSDLDSIKGMKGALATRALIKNSSDIFPKRWKEKFIAEFTPKDKVAKINMFAYYAYDSVSIIARALQQLNVTRFEFSPVPRSPRTELTGNKIFAQGERLMQLLLQMNYKGLSGQLRATSTPGELSDSPYEILNVVGGSGAYAYPTVRLWKNGSGIGNLSGLENVTWPGGSKNVPRGWAAPVDTTEELKIAVPVRRGFDQFVVTSHDSDPKITGGFVIDVFEEVVKGLPYALSYKFFPVGVSNFTRVYDDLVHTKEFDGIVGDVTILANRSNFVDFTQPYSESGLVMVVPVRKVDTSNAWAFLRPFTPGMWIATGSFFLFTGIVVWVLEHKRNTTFRGIPRRQIVTMLWFSFSTLFFLQRERIVSSLARGVVIVWLFVVLILTSSYTASLTSILTVQQMKPIVTDVQFLLNSRAHVGYQRGSFVGHYLQEQLGFRQDQLHEYNSPQEYAQALSKDPKDGGVAAIFDEIPYIRIFLSSQCGFTIAGPVYRTGGLGFVFQKGSPLVSEISRSVLELSESAEMQRLQNKWFNMTECTKPGAQVDSNRLSMQSFWGLYLITGTASIVALLLFLGRLIYNYTRHNPAPEGPSISAHVKSFVNYMDQVESYFTRMSRSSLPGSNGNNNDYSSNSRPMSPFPATGSPMSPFPAGESPMSLTVSDTAGRPSSASWVSIDLDSEIEDEQVNENSHHYDRDGSL, from the exons ATGGGCTCCTCAATGACCACCATTTTCATCTGCATCTACTTTCTTTGCTGCTGCTGTTGCTGTTCAAGAGCACAAAATTTAACGGTAAACATAGGCGTTATATATCAGCTGGATGTGTTCGGTAAGGGCGTCAAGCCGGCCTTTGAATTGGCGGTAGAAGATGCGAACAAAAATTTCGAGCAGCAAAATTCGAGTATTCGGCTGGTTCTTCATTTCAAGGATTCCGGGGGAGATCCGGTGCTCGCCGCTTCAGCCG GGGCGGAGCTGTTGCAGAGCGGAGCGGTGGCGATAATTGGGCCGCAGACGTCTCAGGAGGCGGGGTTCGTAGCGCAGATGTGTGTTGCAGCGCAGGTGCCCATGCTGTCCTTCTCTGCAACCGATCCGCTGTTGTCTTACCAGCGCTTCCCTTACTTTATACGGCTGCCCCACAGCGACGCTGTGCAAATGAAGGCCATCGCCGCTGTAGTGGATAACTTCGAGTGGAGGCAAGTTGTGGCTCTGTACGCCGACAATGACTTAGGCTCTGGCGTGCTCTCGCCTCTCAGCGAAGCCCTAGTCAAG GTGGGATCCGAAATTAGCTACCGATGCCCCATTCCCATCAACGCCACCAGGGATTACATTAGAGCGGAGCTTTACAAACTCATGACAATGCAGACCAGGGTTTTTGTTGTCCATGTGTCCTTTGAGCTGGGGCAGACTATTTTCTCCGTGGCGACAGATATTAGAATGATGGGCGCAGATTATGTGTGGATTATCACAGACGGGTTCAGTTCTCTTGTGGATACCCTGAAGCCCTCTGATCTCGACTCCATAAAGGGCATGAAGGGCGCCTTGGCGACTCGGGCACTTATTAAAAACTCCTCTGATATTTTCCCCAAGCGGTGGAAAGAAAAATTCATAGCTGAATTTACCCCCAAGGACAAAGTTGCGAAGATAAACATGTTCGCGTATTATGCGTACGATTCTGTGTCCATAATTGCTAGGGCTCTGCAGCAGTTAAATGTAACCCGCTTCGAATTCTCGCCGGTGCCGCGGAGCCCGAGGACGGAGCTCACGGGCAATAAAATTTTCGCGCAGGGAGAGCGTTTAATGCAGCTGCTTTTGCAGATGAATTACAAGGGCTTGAGCGGGCAGCTCAGAGCGACATCGACACCGGGTGAACTCTCTGATTCCCCGTATGAAATTCTTAATGTGGTGGGAGGATCAGGGGCCTACGCGTACCCTACGGTTCGGTTATGGAAAAATGGGTCTGGGATTGGGAATTTATCAGGCCTGGAAAACGTCACTTGGCCCGGCGGATCCAAAAATGTGCCCCGCGGGTGGGCAGCACCTGTTGACACCACCGAGGAGCTAAAGATCGCTGTTCCTGTAAGACGCGGTTTTGATCAATTCGTCGTGACAAGCCATGACAGTGATCCTAAGATCACTGGGGGTTTCGTCATCGACGTTTTTGAGGAGGTCGTCAAAGGGCTGCCTTATGCACTGTCTTACAAATTTTTTCCCGTGGGAGTTAGCAATTTCACCCGAGTCTACGATGACCTTGTTCACACGAAG GAGTTTGATGGAATAGTGGGCGATGTTACAATTCTGGCAAACCGAAGCAATTTCGTAGATTTCACGCAGCCGTATTCAGAATCCGGGTTAGTGATGGTGGTGCCGGTCCGGAAAGTCGATACCAGCAACGCTTGGGCGTTTCTGCGGCCTTTCACTCCAGGCATGTGGATTGCAACGGGCTCGTTCTTTCTCTTTACTGGAATCGTTGTGTGGGTGCTTGAACATAAGCGGAACACCACCTTCAGGGGAATCCCCAGGCGCCAAATTGTTACCATGCTCTG GTTTTCGTTCTCTACATTGTTTTTCTTGCAGA GGGAAAGGATTGTAAGCAGTTTGGCTCGAGGAGTGGTGATCGTATGGCTGTTTGTGGTGCTGATATTAACGTCCAGCTACACGGCCAGCCTCACATCAATCCTCACTGTACAGCAGATGAAACCAATCGTTACAGACGTGCAATTTCTGTTAAACAGTAGAGCGCATGTGGGTTACCAGCGAGGGTCCTTCGTAGGACATTATCTGCAAGAGCAGCTGGGATTTCGGCAAGACCAGCTGCATGAATATAACTCTCCCCAGGAGTACGCACAAGCACTCTCCAAAGACCCCAAAGATGGCGGAGTGGCTGCTATATTTGATGAGATTCCTTACATTCGCATATTTTTATCCAGTCAATGCGGATTTACCATTGCTGGCCCTGTCTACAGAACGGGAGGTCTCGGCTTT GTATTTCAGAAGGGGTCTCCACTGGTATCAGAGATATCAAGGTCAGTATTGGAACTTTCGGAGAGTGCAGAAATGCAGAGATTACAGAACAAATGGTTCAACATGACAGAATGCACAAAGCCCGGGGCACAAGTGGATTCCAACAGGCTGAGCATGCAGAGCTTCTGGGGTCTTTACCTAATCACAGGAACAGCATCTATAGTGGCACTGCTCTTGTTTCTGGGGCGTCTGATATACAACTACACTCGACATAACCCTGCTCCTGAAGGTCCATCCATCTCAGCCCATGTTAAGAGCTTCGTCAATTACATGGACCAGGTGGAGTCCTACTTCACAAGGATGAGCAGGAGCTCTCTTCCTGGTTCTAATGGTAATAATAATGATTACAGCTCCAACAGCAGGCCAATGAGCCCTTTTCCTGCCACAGGAAGTCCCATGAGCCCTTTTCCTGCCGGGGAAAGTCCAATGAGCCTCACTGTCAGTGACACCGCAGGAAGGCCATCTTCTGCCTCGTGGGTATCCATAGATTTGGACTCTGAGATAGAAGATGAACAAGTCAATGAAAATTCTCATCACTATGACAGGGATGGATCATTGTAA